One Triticum dicoccoides isolate Atlit2015 ecotype Zavitan chromosome 4B, WEW_v2.0, whole genome shotgun sequence genomic window carries:
- the LOC119293227 gene encoding protein NUCLEAR FUSION DEFECTIVE 4-like: protein MVSGDGDGGGRVPSTQFAKHVVAGRWFMFFASILIMAAAGGTYIFAIYSKAIKSSLGYDQQTLNTLSFFKDVGANVGILPGLINEVTPPWVVLACGAAMNLVGYLMIYLSITGRTARPPVWLMCFYIAVGANSQSFANTGALVTAVKNFPEDRGVVLGLLKGFVGLSGAIFTQLYRAIYGTDNDGADLVLLMAWLPAAISLLFIPTIRIMPRGAVAAAATSSRERKAFFYFLYASIVLAVYLLVMNVVELEVLKFPRPAYYVTATVLLLLIFFPIVIVVQQELRNYLQPPLPTQSHSQSVVPTTTTTAVVHEAETATVRPPATTCFQDVFRPPARGEDYTILQALFSVDMLVLFVATICGVGGTLTAIDNLGQIGQSLGYPQRSVTTFVSLVSIWNYAGRVVAGFASEYVLARYKVPRPLVLTAVLLLACAGHLLIAVGVNNGLYAASVILGFCFGAQWPLLFAIISEVFGLKYYSTLYNFGAVASPVGSYILNVRIAGRRYDEEALRQGGRRGKDLTCIGVRCFRESFYTIAGVTLLGALVSLLLAWRTRNFYRGDLYGKFNADLAMGPVPAGEERPEQATTKGADTSSDNAVATNGSKIRSADH from the coding sequence ATGGTGTctggcgatggcgatggcggcggccgAGTGCCGTCGACGCAATTCGCCAAGCACGTGGTGGCcgggcggtggttcatgttcttcgCGTCCATCCTGAtcatggcggcggcgggcggcaccTACATCTTCGCCATCTACTCCAAGGCCATCAAGTCGTCGCTGGGCTACGACCAGCAGACGCTCAACACGCTCAGCTTCTTCAAGGACGTGGGCGCCAACGTCGGCATCCTCCCGGGCCTCATCAACGAGGTGACGCCGCCGTGGGTCGTCCTCGCCTGCGGCGCCGCCATGAACCTCGTCGGCTACCTCATGATCTACCTCTCCATCACCGGCCGCACCGCGCGCCCGCCCGTCTGGCTCATGTGCTTCTACATCGCCGTCGGCGCCAACTCCCAGTCCTTCGCCAACACCGGCGCCCTCGTCACCGCCGTCAAGAACTTCCCCGAGGACCGCGGCGTCGTGCTGGGGCTCCTCAAGGGCTTCGTCGGCCTCAGCGGCGCCATCTTCACGCAGCTCTACCGCGCCATCTACGGCACCGACAACGACGGCGCCGACCTCGTGCTGCTCATGGCCTGGCTGCCCGCCGCCATCTCGCTCCTCTTCATCCCCACCATCCGCATCATGCCGCGCGGCGCcgtggccgccgccgccaccagcagcCGGGAGCGCAAGGCCTTCTTCTACTTCCTCTACGCCTCCATCGTGCTCGCCGTCTACCTCCTCGTCATGAACGTGGTGGAGCTGGAGGTGCTCAAGTTCCCCAGGCCCGCCTACTACGTCACCGCCACcgtgctcctcctcctcatcttcttcccCATCGTCATCGTCGTCCAGCAGGAGCTCAGGAACTACCTGCAGCCGCCACTGCCCACCCAGTCCCACTCTCAGTCTGTCGTCCCGACTACGACGACCACGGCCGTCGTCCACGAGGCCGAGACAGCCACCGTGAGGCCGCCGGCGACGACGTGCTTCCAGGACGTGTTCCGGCCGCCGGCAAGGGGGGAGGACTACACCATCCTGCAGGCCCTCTTCAGCGTGGACATGCTGGTGCTGTTCGTGGCCACCATATGCGGCGTGGGCGGCACGCTGACGGCCATCGACAACCTGGGCCAGATCGGGCAGTCGCTGGGGTACCCGCAGCGCAGCGTCACCACCTTCGTCTCCCTGGTGAGCATCTGGAACTACGCCGGCCGCGTGGTGGCCGGGTTCGCGTCCGAGTACGTGCTGGCCCGCTACAAGGTGCCCCGCCCGCTCGTCCTCACGGCGGTGCTCCTCCTCGCCTGCGCGGGGCACCTCCTGATCGCCGTGGGCGTGAACAACGGGCTGTACGCGGCGTCGGTGATCCTCGGCTTCTGCTTCGGGGCGCAGTGGCCGCTGCTCTTCGCCATCATCTCCGAGGTGTTCGGCCTCAAGTACTACTCCACGCTCTACAACTTCGGCGCCGTGGCCAGCCCCGTGGGGTCCTACATCCTCAACGTGCGCATCGCCGGCCGGCGCTACGACGAGGAGGCGCTCCGGCAGGGCGGCCGCAGGGGCAAGGACCTGACGTGCATCGGGGTGCGCTGCTTCAGGGAGTCATTCTACACCATCGCCGGCGTCACGCTGCTCGGCGCCCTCGTCTCGCTGCTGCTCGCGTGGAGGACCAGGAACTTCTACAGGGGCGACCTCTACGGCAAGTTCAACGCCGACCTGGCCATGGGCCCTGTTCCTGCCGGCGAGGAGCGGCCGGAACAAGCGACCACCAAGGGTGCAGATACCTCCAGCGACAACGCCGTCGCCACCAATGGCAGCAAGATCCGTTCCGCTGATCACTAA